One Ptychodera flava strain L36383 unplaced genomic scaffold, AS_Pfla_20210202 Scaffold_33__1_contigs__length_2856901_pilon, whole genome shotgun sequence DNA segment encodes these proteins:
- the LOC139127519 gene encoding zinc finger protein 26-like, whose protein sequence is KAINLQSVWEGIYNQWTSHHIRTHTNEKPFVCKVCGKGFATSGALKVHIRKHTNEKPFICQICGKGFKHSGHLKIHTRTHTNEKPFVCRVCGNSFSQNGNLKLHTRTHTKEKPFVCKVCGKGFTSSGGLKVHIRTHTKEKPFVCKVCGKGFTTSGYLKVHMRTHTNEKPFVCKVCGKGFTSSGGLKVHIRTHTEEKPFVCKVCGKGFATSGGLKVHIRTHTNEKPFVCKVCGKGFATSEKLNVHMRTHTKEKPFVCKVCGKSFAHFGYVKVHMRTHTKEKPFVCKVCGKSFAHFGYVKVHMRTHTKEKPFVCKVCGKGFSMSGGLKVHMRTHTNEKPFVCKICCKSFAQRGHLKVHIRTHTKEQPFICKVCGKSFAQRGHVKVHMRRHTKEKPFACKVCGKGFITSGDLKVHMRTHTKEKPFVCKVCAKGFAASGGLKVHMRAHTNEK, encoded by the coding sequence AAAGCCATtaatctgcaaagtgtgtgggaagggaTTTACAACCAGtggacatcacatcacatcaggacacatacaaatgaaaagccatttgtctgcaaagtgtgtgggaagggttttgcaACGAGTGGAGctctaaaagttcacatcaggaaacatacaaatgaaaagccgtTCATCTGCCAAATATGTGGGAAGGGTTTTAAACACAGTGGACATCTAAAAATTCACacgaggacacatacaaatgaaaagccatttgtgtGCAGAGTGTGTGGGAATAGTTTTTCACAGAATGGAAATCTAAAATTACACacgaggacacatacaaaggaaaagccattcgtctgcaaagtgtgtgggaagggttttaCATCGAGTGGAGGactaaaagttcacatcaggacacatacaaaggaaaagccattcgtctgcaaagtatgtggaAAGGGATTTACAACGAGTGGatatctaaaagttcacatgaggacacatacaaatgaaaaaccatttgtctgcaaagtgtgtgggaagggttttaCATCGAGTGGAGGactaaaagttcacatcaggacacatacagaggaaaagccatttgtctgtaaagtgtgtggaaagggttttgcaaCGAGTGGAGGactaaaagttcacatcaggacacatacaaatgaaaaaccatttgtctgcaaagtgtgtgggaagggttttgcaACGAGTGAAAAACTAAatgttcacatgaggacacatacaaaggaaaagccattcgtctgcaaagtgtgtgggaagagttttgcacattttggatacgtaaaagttcacatgaggacacatacaaaggaaaagccatttgtctgcaaagtatgtggtaagagttttgcacattttggatacgtaaaagttcacatgaggacacatacaaaggaaaagccatttgtctgcaaagtgtgtgggaagggtttttCAATGAGTGGAggactaaaagttcacatgaggacacatacaaatgaaaagccattcgTCTGCAAAATATGTTGTAAGAGTTTTGCACAGCGTGGACACTTAAaagttcacatcaggacacatacaaaggaacaGCCATTTAtttgcaaagtgtgtggtaagaGTTTTGCACAGCGTGGACAcgtaaaagttcacatgaggagacatacaaaggaaaagccatttgcctgcaaagtgtgtgggaagggttttaTAACTAGTGGagatctaaaagttcacatgaggacacatacaaaggaaaagccatttgtgtGCAAAGTGTGTGCGAAGGGTTTTGCAGCGAGTGGAggactaaaagttcacatgagggcacatacaaatgaaaagtaa